The following are encoded in a window of Chryseobacterium sp. genomic DNA:
- a CDS encoding GSCFA domain-containing protein: MKFRTEVNIKDSTVKIEPEDRIFAIGSCFSEEISALLATGQLQTLSNPFGTIFNPYSIKTAVQRLHDSAFYDQEDLVAYDDQVISLDHHTKFNSRYAHQTLELINHGIEEANLFLQNTKWVIITYGTSFVYEFLPKNKLVANCHKIPGKFFKKRLLTNLELADAMYETVTHLKDICPEGVQILFTVSPVRHTRDGMEENTLSKAKLITAVHEVTEQFDDCHYLPAYEILMDDLRDYRFYKDDLIHPSNRAVQYIWEKFGSAYFSDQTMDFVEENFRISRALAHRPSDETDPRYQDFLENLKGRIALQQTVVKHTVFSDAFPQQ; this comes from the coding sequence ATGAAATTCAGAACAGAGGTTAATATAAAGGATTCCACCGTTAAGATAGAGCCTGAAGACCGCATCTTTGCAATTGGTTCCTGCTTTTCCGAAGAAATTTCAGCGCTTTTGGCCACAGGTCAGCTGCAGACGCTGAGCAATCCGTTCGGCACCATCTTTAATCCATATTCAATTAAGACGGCGGTGCAAAGGCTGCACGACTCCGCCTTTTACGACCAGGAGGATCTGGTGGCTTATGACGATCAGGTAATCTCGCTGGACCATCATACCAAATTCAACTCAAGGTATGCCCATCAGACCCTGGAGCTTATTAACCATGGGATAGAGGAGGCTAACTTATTCTTGCAGAATACAAAATGGGTGATCATTACCTATGGAACTTCATTCGTCTACGAATTTCTTCCAAAAAATAAACTTGTGGCCAACTGCCACAAAATTCCCGGAAAATTCTTTAAAAAAAGACTGCTTACCAATCTGGAGCTGGCGGATGCGATGTATGAAACCGTGACCCATCTGAAAGACATCTGTCCTGAGGGTGTCCAGATCCTTTTCACCGTTTCTCCGGTACGTCACACCAGGGATGGGATGGAAGAAAATACACTCAGCAAGGCCAAACTTATTACTGCGGTACATGAAGTCACAGAGCAGTTTGATGACTGCCATTATTTACCTGCTTATGAAATACTGATGGATGACCTCCGGGACTATCGTTTTTATAAAGACGACCTAATTCACCCCAGCAACCGGGCGGTCCAATATATCTGGGAAAAATTTGGAAGCGCGTATTTCAGCGACCAAACCATGGATTTTGTGGAAGAAAACTTTAGGATCAGCCGCGCACTTGCCCACAGACCGTCAGACGAAACTGACCCAAGGTACCAGGATTTCCTGGAGAATCTGAAAGGCAGGATTGCCCTGCAGCAAACCGTTGTAAAGCACACGGTTTTTTCAGACGCATTTCCTCAACAATAA
- a CDS encoding DEAD/DEAH box helicase yields the protein MNLFTETNLSPEILKAVGELGFVSPTEIQKQTIPFISTDIRDLIALAQTGTGKTAAFSLPILDMIDDGSRKIQFLVLCPTRELCLQITKDIKNYSKYMRDIKTTAVYGGSSISDQIRSLRDKPQIIVGTPGRVIDLINRKALDFSEIQWLVLDEADEMLSMGFKDDLETILRETPETKHTYLFSATMNKEVERISKNYLTEPHRISVGSINEVKKNIQHEYYVVGYRHKKEALKRLIDANPNQYSIIFCRTRMETQEVADFLMQNGYAADALHGDLSQAQRDTVMKKFRLKNIDILVATDVAARGLDVNSLTHVIHYSLPDDPEVFVHRSGRTGRAGKDGISMALIKPEESRKLKQIKMSTKIDIIEKKIPTGDAIIKAQVGGVFEKLFTEHEEFFTFDDALIPDLSDFSKEELVHKLLQLQLRDLAMFYKDKNDMVDQKFSSDDRGESRRDRNRRDRDERGRGDRDRGNDRRDSFRDGGRDGGRDFGRDRKPKRSNGDMVRFFFNLGKRDHLKKMDMLEILNKATAKSKKRPDIGDIEIMEKFSFFEVEKSFKDEVIKGLKTQKFKGKEMRAEEAN from the coding sequence ATGAATTTATTTACGGAGACCAACTTAAGTCCTGAAATTTTGAAGGCAGTTGGCGAACTGGGCTTTGTAAGCCCAACAGAAATCCAAAAACAGACTATTCCTTTTATCTCTACAGATATACGCGATCTCATCGCACTTGCGCAAACAGGAACAGGCAAAACAGCAGCATTTTCGCTTCCGATTTTGGATATGATTGACGACGGGAGTCGCAAAATCCAATTTTTGGTGCTTTGTCCTACCAGAGAACTTTGTTTGCAGATTACCAAAGACATTAAAAATTATTCGAAATACATGAGAGACATCAAGACCACTGCGGTTTATGGTGGATCGAGTATTTCCGACCAAATCCGCTCCCTGCGTGATAAACCACAGATTATTGTGGGTACACCGGGGCGTGTGATCGACCTTATCAACAGAAAAGCACTTGATTTTTCAGAGATACAGTGGCTTGTTCTGGACGAAGCTGATGAAATGCTTTCCATGGGTTTCAAAGATGACCTGGAAACGATACTGAGAGAGACCCCTGAAACCAAACATACCTACCTTTTCTCGGCAACGATGAACAAGGAGGTGGAGAGGATCTCTAAAAACTACCTTACAGAACCTCACCGCATTTCTGTGGGTTCAATAAATGAGGTGAAGAAAAACATTCAGCATGAATATTATGTGGTAGGTTACCGTCATAAGAAAGAAGCGCTGAAAAGACTTATTGACGCCAACCCAAATCAATATTCCATCATTTTCTGCCGTACCCGTATGGAAACTCAGGAGGTTGCAGATTTCCTGATGCAGAACGGTTATGCCGCAGATGCACTTCATGGCGACCTTAGCCAGGCACAGAGGGATACGGTGATGAAGAAATTCAGACTGAAAAATATTGACATTTTGGTAGCTACCGATGTGGCTGCCCGTGGTCTTGATGTGAATTCCCTTACCCATGTAATCCATTATTCACTGCCGGACGATCCAGAAGTATTCGTACACCGTAGCGGCCGGACAGGACGTGCCGGAAAAGACGGAATCTCCATGGCGCTTATCAAGCCTGAGGAGTCCAGAAAACTGAAGCAGATAAAGATGTCCACCAAAATTGACATCATTGAAAAGAAAATTCCTACAGGTGACGCAATCATTAAAGCACAGGTAGGTGGTGTTTTCGAAAAACTGTTTACCGAGCACGAGGAGTTTTTCACTTTTGATGATGCTCTGATTCCGGATCTTTCCGATTTCAGTAAAGAAGAATTGGTACACAAACTTCTGCAGCTGCAGCTAAGGGACCTGGCGATGTTCTATAAGGATAAGAACGACATGGTAGACCAGAAATTCAGCAGTGACGACCGTGGTGAAAGCCGCCGCGACCGTAACCGCCGCGACCGCGATGAGAGGGGAAGAGGTGATCGTGACCGTGGTAATGACCGCCGGGACAGTTTCCGTGACGGTGGCAGAGACGGTGGCCGTGATTTTGGCCGGGACAGGAAACCGAAAAGAAGTAACGGCGATATGGTGAGATTTTTCTTCAACCTTGGAAAAAGAGACCACCTGAAAAAAATGGATATGCTTGAAATCCTGAACAAGGCCACCGCAAAATCCAAAAAACGTCCGGACATCGGTGATATTGAAATCATGGAGAAGTTTTCCTTCTTTGAAGTTGAGAAATCCTTCAAGGATGAGGTTATAAAAGGCCTGAAAACCCAGAAGTTTAAAGGAAAGGAAATGAGAGCTGAAGAGGCCAACTAA
- a CDS encoding DUF2461 domain-containing protein — translation MADALSKETLTFLTDLNKNNNREWFTCNKSRYLVVQENMVNFVDALIQEISDFDEAVLKIDAKKSIFRIYRDTRFSKDKTPYKTNFGAGLGMGKGSEIAGYYLHIEPGKSFLAGGVYQPDSSILKEIRREISVNADEFLAIINGSEFRKYFTGLSEEDKLIRVPAGFDKDDPMAEVLKLKSYIAVYNLTDREILEKDAVKKLADMFKQVKPLNDFLSAPFKKQ, via the coding sequence ATGGCTGATGCATTATCTAAGGAGACATTAACCTTCCTTACAGACCTTAACAAAAACAACAACCGCGAATGGTTTACTTGCAATAAGTCACGGTATCTGGTTGTGCAGGAAAATATGGTAAATTTTGTTGATGCCCTTATTCAGGAAATTTCGGACTTTGATGAAGCTGTCCTAAAAATTGACGCTAAGAAGTCCATTTTCCGAATTTACCGCGACACGCGCTTTTCCAAAGACAAAACGCCGTATAAAACCAATTTCGGTGCCGGACTGGGCATGGGCAAAGGTTCAGAGATTGCGGGCTACTATCTTCACATCGAACCGGGTAAGTCCTTTCTGGCGGGAGGTGTCTATCAGCCTGACAGCAGTATCCTGAAAGAAATTCGCAGGGAAATTTCCGTGAACGCTGATGAATTTTTGGCCATCATCAACGGCAGCGAATTCCGCAAATACTTTACCGGACTCTCTGAGGAGGATAAGCTCATACGGGTTCCGGCGGGATTTGACAAAGATGACCCCATGGCTGAAGTACTGAAACTAAAAAGCTACATCGCAGTTTACAACTTAACAGACAGGGAAATATTGGAAAAGGACGCAGTTAAAAAATTGGCAGATATGTTCAAACAGGTTAAACCTCTGAATGATTTTTTAAGTGCCCCGTTTAAAAAGCAGTAG
- a CDS encoding TatD family hydrolase yields the protein MIDTHTHLYSEEFDEDRAAVIDRAVAKGVSQFYLPAIDSETHDKMLALEQDYPDRIFSMMGLHPCYVKPETWEHELKIVEEYLNKRNFPAIGEIGIDLYWDKTTLDIQVKAFETQIDWAIERDLPIVIHTRESFDEVFEVLERKKHPGLRGIFHCFSGNLEQARHAVELNFLLGIGGVVTFKNGKVDQFLHEIPLVNIVLETDSPYLAPVPFRGKRNESSYLDLVVGKLVDVYGKDYSEIDRITTENALRLFGKE from the coding sequence ATGATTGATACCCATACCCATCTGTATTCTGAAGAATTTGACGAAGACCGTGCGGCAGTAATTGACCGCGCTGTCGCAAAAGGCGTGAGTCAGTTTTACCTGCCCGCAATTGACTCCGAAACCCATGATAAAATGCTGGCGCTGGAACAGGATTATCCGGACCGGATATTTTCCATGATGGGTCTGCACCCATGTTATGTAAAACCCGAAACCTGGGAGCACGAACTTAAAATTGTAGAGGAATATCTGAATAAGCGAAACTTTCCGGCCATCGGGGAGATTGGCATTGACCTTTATTGGGATAAGACAACTTTGGATATTCAGGTGAAAGCTTTTGAAACACAGATAGACTGGGCAATTGAACGCGATCTGCCCATCGTCATCCATACGCGCGAAAGCTTTGATGAGGTTTTTGAAGTCCTGGAAAGGAAAAAGCATCCGGGACTGCGCGGAATCTTTCATTGCTTTTCCGGAAATCTGGAACAGGCCCGCCATGCCGTCGAGCTCAACTTCCTGCTTGGAATCGGTGGAGTGGTCACCTTTAAAAACGGAAAGGTTGATCAGTTCCTGCATGAAATTCCCCTGGTTAATATCGTGCTGGAAACTGACTCTCCGTACCTGGCGCCGGTGCCTTTCCGCGGCAAAAGGAATGAAAGTTCCTACCTGGATCTTGTTGTAGGTAAACTGGTTGATGTTTACGGTAAAGACTATTCTGAAATTGACAGGATAACTACCGAAAATGCCCTTAGGCTCTTTGGTAAGGAGTAA
- a CDS encoding DEAD/DEAH box helicase gives MLFTDLNLIKPILDALKQEGYEKPTPIQEQAIPEILKGRDLLGTAQTGTGKTAAFAIPLLQNLTEKNIRNNQIKALILTPTRELAIQIEESFNAYGRNLKLRNLVVFGGVKQGAQEQSLKRGVDILVATPGRLLDFISQGIISLKQLEIFVLDEADRMLDMGFVHDVKKIVKMLPEKRQTLFFSATFPDEIKNLANSILNNPVKVAVAPVSATADTIQQKVYFVEKEDKLELLTHILKNDIRESVLVFARTKHGADKIARKLQSHKISAEAIHGNKSQNARQNALTNFKSGKTRILVATDIAARGIDIDELKYVVNFELSDVSETYVHRIGRTGRAGAEGQSISFVDGLDLLNLKNTEKLIGKKIPVERDHPFHTDSLVPQKRDSNNKPFTPRPKLQAKENIGYKKPHNKSNFSRNK, from the coding sequence TTGTTATTTACAGACTTAAATTTAATTAAGCCCATACTCGATGCGCTTAAGCAGGAAGGTTATGAAAAACCAACTCCAATTCAAGAACAGGCCATTCCCGAAATCCTGAAAGGCCGTGACCTGCTGGGTACCGCGCAAACCGGAACCGGGAAAACCGCAGCCTTTGCCATCCCGCTACTGCAGAACCTTACGGAAAAAAACATCCGTAACAACCAGATCAAGGCTCTGATCCTCACACCTACACGTGAACTGGCCATTCAGATTGAAGAAAGCTTCAATGCCTACGGCCGTAATTTGAAACTCAGAAACCTGGTGGTTTTTGGTGGCGTTAAGCAGGGTGCGCAGGAGCAGTCCCTGAAAAGAGGTGTGGACATATTGGTGGCTACGCCCGGGAGATTGCTGGATTTCATCTCACAGGGTATTATTTCACTGAAGCAACTGGAAATCTTCGTTCTGGACGAAGCCGACAGAATGCTGGATATGGGATTTGTACACGACGTAAAGAAAATAGTGAAGATGCTCCCGGAGAAAAGACAGACCCTGTTTTTCTCGGCAACTTTCCCGGATGAGATCAAGAATTTGGCTAATTCCATACTGAACAACCCGGTGAAGGTAGCTGTGGCTCCGGTATCTGCCACGGCAGACACCATACAGCAGAAGGTTTATTTCGTTGAGAAGGAAGACAAGCTGGAACTGCTGACACACATCCTGAAAAACGACATCAGAGAATCTGTACTTGTATTCGCACGAACCAAGCACGGAGCAGATAAAATCGCCAGAAAACTGCAGTCTCATAAGATTTCAGCCGAAGCCATTCACGGAAACAAATCGCAGAACGCCAGGCAGAACGCCCTTACCAACTTTAAATCGGGAAAGACAAGGATTTTGGTGGCTACAGACATTGCTGCCAGAGGAATTGATATTGATGAGCTGAAGTATGTTGTTAATTTTGAACTTTCTGATGTTTCCGAAACCTACGTACACCGTATCGGCAGAACGGGCCGGGCCGGCGCTGAGGGACAGTCCATTTCTTTTGTGGACGGTCTGGACCTGCTGAACCTGAAGAATACTGAAAAACTCATCGGCAAAAAAATTCCGGTAGAGCGTGACCACCCTTTCCACACGGACAGTTTGGTGCCGCAAAAAAGGGATTCCAACAACAAACCTTTTACTCCAAGGCCAAAACTACAGGCCAAAGAAAACATCGGCTACAAGAAACCTCACAATAAAAGTAATTTTTCCAGAAACAAATAA
- a CDS encoding DUF2490 domain-containing protein, which translates to MKKSLNLLVLLLTFTAGFSQTNPREHISSFNMMSFSYKHDKNWLAYLELQTRGIEDFVKIDYYEVKGGLGYNIGKHQPFVGIGTYGTYRNSDFYQRETRLWLQYTYSHNLDRLKLDHRVRAEKRLYYYPQTDTEANTERYRYRLSATLPINREKLEANTFFVNAFNEVFVGPEEPTFKRNRFLTGIGYVYNHNVSANLAYMWQREFTADNTRNLHFLYFALNFTLDRLKDVPQSYPVAD; encoded by the coding sequence ATGAAAAAATCGCTGAACTTACTGGTACTCCTTCTGACTTTTACCGCAGGTTTTTCGCAGACCAATCCGCGCGAACATATTTCATCATTCAATATGATGTCGTTCTCCTATAAACATGACAAGAACTGGCTGGCGTATCTGGAACTTCAGACACGCGGCATCGAGGATTTTGTAAAGATCGACTATTATGAAGTTAAAGGTGGTTTGGGTTACAATATAGGCAAACACCAACCTTTTGTAGGAATCGGAACTTACGGAACTTACAGAAACAGCGATTTTTATCAGCGCGAAACCCGTTTGTGGCTGCAATACACCTACTCGCACAACCTGGACCGCCTGAAACTGGATCATAGGGTTCGTGCCGAAAAACGTCTCTATTATTACCCTCAAACGGATACGGAAGCCAATACAGAACGTTACCGTTACAGGCTCTCCGCCACCTTGCCGATTAACAGGGAAAAACTGGAAGCCAATACCTTCTTTGTAAATGCCTTCAACGAAGTTTTTGTGGGCCCTGAAGAACCCACCTTCAAGAGAAACAGGTTTCTGACTGGAATTGGATACGTGTACAACCACAATGTGAGTGCCAACCTGGCCTATATGTGGCAGCGCGAATTCACCGCAGACAATACCCGGAATCTCCATTTCCTTTATTTTGCACTTAACTTCACGCTGGACAGGCTTAAAGATGTGCCGCAGTCCTATCCGGTAGCGGACTGA
- a CDS encoding polyprenyl synthetase family protein encodes MEFLDQYQEIVSEAITKYSFRDKPQELYEPMNYIISNAGKRLRPIMVLMACDLFGGELSKAVKPALAIEYFHNFTLIHDDIMDEAPLRRNVPTIHTVYGLNTGILSGDGLLLKAYKFFEDLEPNLYKACVRVFTHTGLLLCEGQQYDINFETQDNVTYEEYIRMITYKTGVLSASSFEIGALIAGAKFKDAKNIFNFGKHIGIAFQIMDDYLDVFGNQKDFGKKHAGDIYENKKTVLYLLAKEHSTPEERKELEFWYSKKTDNVDKVYGVEKIFRRTKVDEKTLRLVEKHNQIAHDYLMKIDISDEKKKPFIELANYLLRRES; translated from the coding sequence ATGGAATTTTTAGATCAGTATCAGGAAATCGTTTCGGAGGCCATTACAAAATATTCCTTCAGGGATAAACCTCAGGAGCTGTATGAGCCTATGAATTATATCATTTCCAACGCCGGAAAACGACTCCGTCCCATTATGGTACTGATGGCCTGCGACCTCTTTGGCGGTGAGTTATCAAAAGCGGTAAAACCTGCACTGGCCATAGAGTATTTCCATAATTTTACACTTATTCATGACGATATTATGGATGAGGCACCGCTGCGGCGAAATGTCCCCACCATACATACTGTGTACGGCCTTAACACGGGCATCCTTTCCGGTGACGGACTATTGCTTAAGGCATATAAATTCTTTGAAGACCTGGAACCCAATCTTTATAAAGCCTGTGTACGTGTATTTACTCATACCGGACTTCTGCTTTGCGAAGGTCAGCAGTACGACATCAACTTTGAAACGCAGGACAATGTGACCTACGAGGAATATATCCGCATGATCACTTACAAAACGGGCGTCCTCAGTGCGTCGTCTTTTGAAATTGGAGCACTGATTGCAGGAGCGAAATTTAAGGATGCAAAGAATATCTTCAACTTCGGTAAGCATATCGGTATTGCATTCCAAATTATGGATGACTACCTGGATGTGTTTGGTAACCAGAAAGATTTTGGTAAGAAGCATGCCGGCGATATTTACGAGAACAAAAAAACGGTCCTCTATCTTCTCGCTAAGGAACACAGTACACCGGAAGAGCGTAAGGAACTGGAATTCTGGTATAGCAAGAAAACGGATAATGTGGATAAAGTCTATGGTGTGGAGAAAATTTTCCGCAGAACCAAGGTCGATGAGAAAACACTCCGTTTGGTTGAGAAGCATAATCAGATCGCTCACGATTATCTGATGAAGATTGACATTTCGGATGAGAAGAAAAAACCTTTTATTGAACTGGCCAACTATCTGCTCAGAAGAGAAAGCTAA
- a CDS encoding inorganic phosphate transporter has translation MELPILLIIIIVLALIFDYINGFHDAANSIATIVSTKVLTPFQAVLWAAVWNFAAFFLAMYVIGEFKIGNTIAKTVNENFINLEVILAGLVAAIFWNLLTWWFGIPSSSSHTLIGGFLGAALMNALVMDYQHVVASMPHLGIWDTLKLAFQQLFTQNVVKYEKVIPIFLFIFMAPFIGMLVSILITLAIVYFARRSNPRKADKQFKRWQLVSSALFSVGHGLNDAQKVMGIIGAAVIYYHVVMIGGTDEYAMMDSSERFKHFTTDYVWVPFVSFLAIALGTMSGGWKIVKTMGTRITKVTPLEGVSAESAGAITLFLTDHLGIPVSTTHTITGAIIGVGLTKRVSAVRWGITVSLLWAWILTIPISAMVAGITYLLVKMI, from the coding sequence ATGGAATTACCAATTCTCCTCATAATAATCATTGTCCTCGCGCTGATCTTTGATTATATTAACGGATTTCACGATGCTGCAAACTCAATTGCAACCATCGTGTCTACTAAGGTTCTAACGCCGTTCCAGGCTGTACTTTGGGCTGCTGTCTGGAACTTTGCCGCCTTTTTCCTTGCCATGTATGTCATTGGCGAGTTTAAGATCGGAAACACCATCGCCAAGACTGTAAATGAAAACTTCATTAACCTGGAGGTGATTCTCGCGGGTCTGGTAGCAGCGATATTCTGGAACTTACTTACCTGGTGGTTCGGCATCCCATCATCTTCATCGCACACCCTTATCGGAGGTTTCCTGGGTGCCGCTCTTATGAATGCGCTCGTAATGGATTATCAGCATGTGGTGGCCAGTATGCCTCACCTGGGAATTTGGGATACACTCAAGCTGGCTTTCCAGCAGCTGTTTACCCAAAATGTGGTAAAATATGAAAAGGTGATTCCTATATTCCTCTTCATTTTCATGGCACCCTTCATCGGTATGTTGGTATCAATACTTATTACACTCGCCATCGTTTACTTTGCAAGAAGAAGTAACCCGCGTAAGGCCGACAAGCAGTTCAAGAGATGGCAGCTGGTTTCATCTGCACTTTTCAGCGTAGGTCACGGTCTTAATGATGCGCAGAAAGTTATGGGTATCATTGGTGCCGCGGTAATTTATTACCACGTGGTAATGATTGGTGGCACCGACGAATATGCAATGATGGACTCATCTGAGCGTTTCAAGCATTTTACTACGGATTATGTTTGGGTACCTTTTGTTTCCTTCCTTGCGATCGCTCTGGGAACCATGAGTGGTGGCTGGAAAATCGTAAAAACCATGGGTACACGTATCACCAAGGTTACCCCACTGGAAGGAGTAAGCGCAGAATCTGCCGGAGCCATTACCCTTTTCCTGACCGATCATCTGGGTATCCCGGTTTCCACCACGCACACCATTACAGGTGCCATTATTGGTGTAGGTCTTACCAAAAGAGTTTCAGCCGTTCGCTGGGGAATTACAGTAAGCCTGCTGTGGGCCTGGATCTTAACAATTCCTATTTCGGCCATGGTGGCAGGTATCACTTACCTTTTAGTGAAGATGATTTAA
- a CDS encoding DUF47 domain-containing protein has translation MGIGNIFKAFQPKDKVFFVLFEKVADTLVQMSQEFHDGMLDFDLNDDSLLKKMSDYEHKMDDLTHEIFVQLGENFITPFDREDINMLAAGLDDIADYIYASSKYIFLYKTPDVKEFSEFSLLIHKSCVEIQNAIQHLKGFTNPAEVKESCIKINSFENIADDVLSQGLVRLFETGDAINIIKTKHVLEYLEIVTDKAEDVANTIENIIIKYA, from the coding sequence ATGGGAATTGGTAACATTTTCAAGGCATTTCAGCCAAAAGACAAAGTCTTCTTCGTACTGTTCGAAAAGGTAGCAGACACTCTTGTGCAGATGTCTCAGGAATTTCACGACGGAATGCTTGATTTCGACCTGAATGACGATTCACTCCTTAAAAAGATGAGTGATTATGAACATAAAATGGACGATCTTACTCATGAGATCTTTGTACAGCTGGGCGAAAACTTTATCACGCCTTTTGACCGCGAGGACATCAACATGCTTGCAGCCGGCCTGGACGATATTGCGGATTACATTTATGCTTCATCCAAATACATCTTCCTCTACAAGACACCGGATGTAAAGGAATTCTCTGAATTTTCCCTGCTTATTCACAAATCCTGCGTCGAGATCCAAAATGCGATCCAGCATCTGAAAGGATTTACCAACCCTGCAGAAGTGAAGGAATCATGCATCAAGATCAATTCTTTTGAGAATATTGCTGATGATGTGCTGTCCCAGGGTCTGGTAAGACTTTTTGAGACGGGAGATGCCATCAACATCATCAAGACCAAACACGTTCTTGAATATCTTGAGATCGTGACCGACAAGGCCGAGGATGTGGCCAACACTATTGAGAACATTATTATCAAGTACGCGTAA